A region from the Actinoplanes sp. OR16 genome encodes:
- a CDS encoding antibiotic biosynthesis monooxygenase, giving the protein MVLEVTLIDVLPGRDGDFLEAYRLARPLIAGADGCRSVRVKRGTEASTRFLLLVEWDSIEAHEQNFRRTERFAQWRASIATTLAQPPLAEYFTDVIPDDARPHPDHDFFAA; this is encoded by the coding sequence ATGGTTCTCGAAGTAACGCTGATCGACGTACTCCCCGGCCGCGACGGCGACTTCCTGGAGGCCTACCGCCTCGCCCGCCCTCTGATCGCGGGAGCGGACGGCTGCCGCTCGGTCCGGGTGAAGCGCGGCACCGAGGCGAGCACCCGTTTCCTGCTCCTCGTCGAGTGGGACAGCATCGAGGCCCACGAGCAGAACTTCCGGCGAACCGAGCGTTTCGCCCAGTGGCGAGCCTCGATCGCGACCACACTGGCCCAGCCCCCACTGGCCGAGTACTTCACCGACGTGATCCCGGACGACGCCCGCCCCCACCCCGACCACGACTTCTTCGCCGCTTGA